In Desulfosediminicola ganghwensis, a single window of DNA contains:
- the fabF gene encoding beta-ketoacyl-ACP synthase II, protein MNRRVVVTGIGLVTPIGTGVDKAWKNLIAGESGVDRITRFDASEFQVQIAAEVTDFDSKEFIEPKKAKHLDLFVQYGLAAAKMAVEDSGFEVSDENCERVGVITGCGMGGLPTITKYHQVMLERGAKRISPFFIPMAIPNMPSGHISMEIGSKGPNLTLTTACAAGTHAVGEAYRHIKYGMSDVIVTGGMEGVICELGIGGFSAMKALSTRNDDPKAASRPFDKDRDGFIMSEGSGILILEDLEHARARGAKIYAEVVGYGLSSDAYHIAAPPEDGEGGQRAMKMALRDAGLAPEDIDYVNAHGTSTPLNDRCETTAIKSVFGEHAYKLAISSTKSMTGHMLGAAGGIESAFLALSIYNQVAPPTINHAEPSPECDLDYVPNTAREMEINAAISNSFGFGGTNAVVAMKKFTD, encoded by the coding sequence GTGAATCGTAGAGTTGTCGTTACAGGTATTGGCCTCGTAACTCCAATTGGAACTGGAGTCGATAAGGCTTGGAAAAATCTGATAGCCGGCGAGAGTGGCGTAGATCGCATCACCCGCTTTGATGCCAGTGAATTTCAGGTTCAGATAGCCGCAGAAGTTACAGACTTCGACTCAAAAGAGTTTATAGAGCCCAAAAAAGCCAAACATCTGGACCTGTTTGTTCAGTATGGTCTGGCTGCAGCAAAAATGGCTGTCGAGGACAGTGGTTTTGAAGTCTCCGATGAGAACTGTGAGCGAGTTGGTGTTATCACAGGCTGTGGGATGGGCGGACTGCCGACAATCACCAAGTATCATCAGGTGATGCTCGAGCGGGGAGCCAAACGTATTAGCCCGTTTTTCATCCCCATGGCTATTCCGAATATGCCGTCCGGACACATCTCCATGGAGATTGGCTCTAAGGGACCGAACCTCACTCTCACCACAGCATGTGCAGCCGGAACCCACGCAGTGGGTGAGGCATATCGGCATATCAAGTATGGTATGAGTGATGTTATCGTCACCGGCGGTATGGAAGGAGTTATCTGTGAGCTTGGCATTGGCGGATTCTCTGCCATGAAAGCCCTTTCCACCAGAAATGATGACCCCAAAGCCGCTTCACGTCCGTTTGATAAGGATCGTGATGGCTTTATCATGTCTGAAGGCTCCGGTATTCTCATTCTGGAAGACCTTGAGCATGCCCGCGCTCGTGGTGCCAAGATCTATGCAGAGGTTGTTGGTTACGGCTTAAGCAGTGATGCATATCACATCGCCGCTCCACCTGAAGATGGTGAGGGCGGTCAAAGGGCAATGAAAATGGCCCTGAGAGATGCTGGACTTGCCCCTGAAGATATCGATTACGTCAATGCACATGGAACCTCGACACCGCTCAACGATCGTTGTGAAACAACCGCGATTAAGTCGGTTTTCGGCGAACATGCTTATAAGCTTGCCATTAGTTCCACCAAGTCCATGACCGGTCATATGCTTGGTGCTGCAGGTGGAATCGAGTCTGCATTTCTGGCTTTATCGATTTATAACCAGGTCGCTCCGCCTACCATTAACCATGCTGAGCCCAGCCCGGAATGTGATCTCGATTACGTGCCGAATACGGCGCGTGAGATGGAAATCAATGCAGCGATTTCCAACTCTTTTGGTTTCGGTGGCACTAATGCGGTAGTTGCCATGAAGAAGTTCACTGATTGA
- the acpP gene encoding acyl carrier protein — translation MAIEQEMIDIIVEQLSVEKDKVVPNASFVDDLGADSLDLVELIMAMEEGFDIEIPDEDAEKITCVQDAIDYVQKLK, via the coding sequence ATGGCTATAGAACAAGAAATGATTGATATCATCGTAGAACAGCTGAGTGTTGAGAAAGACAAGGTTGTTCCTAATGCTTCTTTCGTAGATGATCTCGGTGCAGATTCTCTGGATCTCGTTGAGCTGATCATGGCTATGGAAGAGGGTTTTGATATCGAGATTCCTGATGAGGATGCTGAGAAGATCACCTGCGTTCAGGATGCAATTGATTACGTTCAGAAACTGAAGTAA
- the fabG gene encoding 3-oxoacyl-[acyl-carrier-protein] reductase → MMLEGKVAVVTGGSRGIGRAISQRLAAMGALVYINYVSRPDAAEETCRMITDAGGKAEAVQFNVSDGEQVQAAFKTIVADAGSIDILVNNAGITRDGLMARMKESDWDDVLTTNLKGAFLCAKAAAKPMMKKKWGRIVNISSVVGSSGNAGQVNYSAAKAGLGGLTKSIAREFASRNITVNSVAPGYIVTEMTETMTEAAQAKIKSEIPMAGLGSPEDIAGAVAYLVSEDGRYVTGQTLHVNGGMYM, encoded by the coding sequence ATGATGCTTGAAGGAAAAGTAGCCGTAGTAACCGGTGGCAGCCGTGGTATCGGCAGGGCAATCAGCCAGCGTCTTGCCGCCATGGGCGCTTTAGTGTATATCAATTACGTCAGCAGACCTGATGCAGCCGAAGAGACCTGCAGGATGATCACTGATGCTGGTGGTAAGGCTGAGGCTGTTCAGTTCAACGTTTCTGACGGTGAACAGGTTCAGGCGGCGTTCAAGACAATCGTCGCTGATGCCGGTTCAATTGATATCCTTGTGAATAACGCCGGTATTACCCGTGACGGATTGATGGCACGCATGAAGGAGAGTGATTGGGACGATGTGCTCACCACAAACCTGAAAGGTGCTTTCCTCTGCGCTAAAGCGGCCGCCAAGCCAATGATGAAAAAGAAATGGGGACGTATCGTCAACATTTCCTCCGTTGTTGGATCATCAGGCAACGCAGGCCAGGTCAACTACTCTGCGGCTAAAGCCGGTTTGGGTGGGTTGACCAAATCTATTGCCAGAGAATTTGCTTCGAGAAATATCACTGTTAACTCGGTTGCTCCTGGATATATTGTAACTGAAATGACAGAGACTATGACCGAAGCTGCTCAGGCTAAGATTAAAAGTGAAATACCGATGGCAGGCCTTGGCTCGCCTGAGGATATTGCCGGTGCAGTCGCCTATCTGGTATCTGAAGATGGGCGCTATGTGACCGGGCAGACCTTGCATGTCAACGGTGGCATGTATATGTAG
- a CDS encoding electron transfer flavoprotein subunit alpha, with translation MLKLNEEVCIGCGICESSCPFAAIEMVADLPVIGDSCTLCGACVDSCDVEALSIETAESSGVADISEWKDIFVYCEFRGGVLATVSLELLGIGRTLADIRGVKLSAVLIGSETGDVADTLIGHGADVVYRVDTPELAGFSEDSYTKVLTRLILDNKPEIVLAGATAIGRSFIPAVATTLNAGLTADCTKLEIREEDGALLQTRPAFGGNIMATIVCPAHRPQMSTVRPKVMKALEFDSARTGEIIDVEIPAALGESRIKVLESVVSEESNVNIQEAEILVSGGRGLESEKGFALLKTLADSMDANVSASRAVVDAGWIPYPHQVGQTGKTVAPKLYIACGISGAVQHVAGMQSSETIVAINRDENAPIFDVADFGLVGDIQEIIPKLIRKIEEKRGA, from the coding sequence ATGTTAAAACTTAACGAAGAAGTCTGTATCGGCTGCGGTATTTGTGAATCGAGCTGCCCGTTTGCTGCCATTGAGATGGTAGCCGATTTGCCGGTTATAGGGGATTCCTGTACTCTTTGCGGCGCGTGTGTTGACAGCTGTGATGTCGAGGCACTGTCCATAGAAACTGCTGAATCATCCGGTGTTGCCGATATCAGTGAGTGGAAGGATATTTTTGTTTACTGTGAATTCCGCGGCGGTGTTTTAGCAACCGTATCGCTGGAACTTCTTGGAATAGGCAGAACACTTGCTGATATTCGTGGTGTTAAACTTTCTGCAGTGTTGATCGGCTCAGAAACCGGAGATGTAGCTGATACCCTGATTGGACATGGCGCCGATGTTGTTTACCGGGTTGATACACCTGAACTTGCCGGTTTTTCTGAAGACAGCTACACCAAGGTTCTTACCAGGCTGATCCTGGACAATAAGCCGGAGATCGTACTTGCCGGGGCAACTGCCATAGGACGATCGTTTATTCCTGCAGTTGCCACGACGTTGAACGCCGGGCTTACAGCTGACTGCACGAAACTGGAGATTCGTGAAGAAGATGGTGCGTTATTGCAGACCAGACCCGCTTTCGGTGGCAACATTATGGCTACCATAGTCTGTCCTGCCCATAGGCCGCAGATGTCTACTGTTCGTCCAAAGGTCATGAAAGCCCTAGAATTTGATTCTGCGCGAACAGGTGAAATAATAGATGTCGAAATCCCGGCAGCACTCGGTGAATCTCGAATAAAAGTACTCGAGTCGGTTGTTTCCGAGGAGAGCAATGTCAATATTCAAGAGGCTGAAATCCTGGTTTCAGGTGGTAGAGGTCTCGAGAGTGAAAAAGGTTTTGCCCTTCTCAAGACACTTGCCGATTCGATGGATGCCAACGTCTCTGCTTCAAGGGCAGTGGTTGATGCCGGTTGGATTCCATATCCGCATCAGGTAGGGCAAACCGGTAAGACCGTAGCTCCAAAGCTGTACATTGCCTGTGGTATATCTGGCGCCGTACAGCATGTAGCCGGAATGCAGTCTTCCGAGACCATTGTGGCTATAAACCGGGATGAGAACGCTCCGATTTTTGATGTTGCCGATTTCGGTCTGGTTGGAGATATTCAAGAGATTATACCGAAACTTATACGCAAGATTGAAGAAAAGCGAGGTGCATGA
- a CDS encoding electron transfer flavoprotein subunit beta/FixA family protein, with protein sequence MKIIVCVKQVPDAKDVRLDPVTNTLAREGVESIMNPYDQHALEEAVCLKEAHGGEVIVLTMGPPQAEEILRLAISCGADRGVLVSDRAFAGADTWATAYTLEKAVETLGGADLILCGKQAIDGDTAQVGPGLAMRLDFPFVTCVQKVREADDTRIVVERMMDDGYDVVEAPLPALLTVVKDINDPRVPSLKGKMRSKKAEIQTLTASDINADPACIGLPGSPTQVANVFPPQARGERSILTGTLDEQIDQLVDKLTPYL encoded by the coding sequence ATGAAAATTATTGTTTGTGTTAAACAGGTACCGGATGCCAAGGATGTACGGCTTGATCCGGTAACGAATACGCTGGCCCGTGAAGGGGTCGAGTCTATCATGAATCCTTACGACCAACATGCCCTTGAAGAGGCTGTTTGTCTCAAGGAAGCACATGGTGGCGAGGTTATCGTGCTGACCATGGGACCTCCCCAGGCAGAAGAGATTCTGAGGCTCGCAATCTCATGTGGGGCGGACCGTGGTGTTTTGGTCTCAGACCGTGCTTTTGCAGGTGCTGATACCTGGGCAACTGCGTATACCCTTGAAAAAGCGGTTGAAACCCTCGGCGGTGCCGATCTTATCCTCTGTGGCAAACAGGCAATAGACGGAGATACCGCCCAGGTAGGCCCTGGCCTTGCCATGCGGTTGGATTTTCCTTTCGTTACCTGTGTTCAGAAAGTGCGCGAGGCGGATGATACCCGTATTGTAGTTGAGCGCATGATGGATGATGGCTATGATGTAGTCGAGGCTCCGTTGCCTGCATTACTTACGGTGGTAAAAGATATCAATGACCCTCGTGTTCCTTCATTGAAAGGAAAGATGAGGTCTAAAAAGGCCGAGATACAGACCCTCACTGCAAGCGATATCAATGCCGATCCTGCATGTATTGGTTTGCCGGGTTCGCCAACCCAGGTTGCCAATGTATTTCCTCCCCAGGCTCGGGGTGAACGTTCCATTCTCACCGGAACACTTGATGAGCAGATAGATCAGCTTGTCGATAAATTAACCCCGTATCTCTAG
- a CDS encoding acyl-CoA dehydrogenase family protein, protein MDYFLTEEQQMIVDITRQITDEKIIPNRAELDEKHQFPREILNDMARADLFGLLIPEEYGGFGGNCFDSVLALEQLGRGCIGVGTAFAASSLGIYPILISGSEELKKKYLPPVATGEKFAAFGLTEANAGSDASGIQTTAVLDGDEWVLNGTKQWITNGGEAQVYTVVAITDRSKGARGASMFVVEEGDPGFSCGPKEKKMGIRASSTTELIFKDCRIPKDRIIGRQGTGFITVMKTLDSSRPGIAALGVGLAQGALDEAASYAKQRVQFGKPIIAFQAVQHMLADMAIGVESARALVYQSAKHIVAHPKDMSKASSMCKIYATDVAMKVATDAVQVLGGYGFMSEYPVEKMMRDAKILQIYEGTNQIQRNVVGQELNKEYAK, encoded by the coding sequence ATGGATTATTTTTTGACGGAAGAGCAGCAGATGATCGTCGATATCACTCGGCAGATCACTGATGAGAAGATTATTCCAAATCGCGCTGAACTTGACGAGAAACACCAGTTCCCGCGGGAAATCTTAAACGATATGGCCAGAGCGGACCTGTTCGGCCTGTTAATTCCGGAAGAATATGGTGGTTTCGGCGGGAACTGTTTCGATAGCGTACTCGCGCTTGAGCAGCTCGGTCGTGGTTGTATCGGTGTAGGTACAGCATTTGCAGCAAGTTCACTTGGAATCTACCCGATCCTGATCTCAGGTTCGGAAGAGCTCAAGAAAAAGTATCTTCCACCCGTTGCTACAGGTGAGAAGTTTGCGGCTTTTGGTCTTACCGAAGCCAATGCAGGTTCTGATGCCTCGGGCATCCAGACCACTGCAGTGCTTGACGGGGACGAGTGGGTACTGAATGGTACCAAGCAGTGGATTACCAATGGTGGTGAAGCGCAGGTCTATACTGTTGTTGCCATCACCGACCGCAGCAAGGGTGCTCGCGGTGCTTCCATGTTTGTCGTGGAAGAAGGTGACCCCGGTTTTTCCTGCGGGCCGAAAGAGAAGAAGATGGGTATCCGTGCATCTTCAACCACCGAGCTTATCTTCAAGGACTGTCGTATTCCCAAGGACCGCATCATTGGTCGTCAGGGTACCGGTTTTATCACTGTGATGAAGACCCTCGATTCGTCCCGTCCGGGAATCGCGGCACTTGGTGTCGGTCTGGCACAGGGAGCGCTTGATGAGGCGGCGAGCTATGCCAAGCAGCGTGTACAGTTCGGCAAGCCAATCATAGCCTTCCAGGCAGTACAGCACATGCTCGCGGATATGGCCATCGGTGTCGAGTCCGCTCGTGCTCTGGTCTACCAGTCTGCAAAGCATATTGTTGCCCACCCGAAGGATATGTCAAAGGCATCATCCATGTGCAAGATCTATGCGACCGATGTGGCAATGAAAGTGGCTACCGATGCCGTTCAGGTACTTGGTGGTTACGGTTTCATGTCTGAGTACCCGGTCGAAAAGATGATGCGTGACGCAAAAATCCTGCAGATTTATGAGGGAACCAACCAGATCCAGCGCAATGTCGTGGGTCAGGAACTGAACAAGGAATACGCAAAGTAA
- a CDS encoding beta-ketoacyl-ACP synthase III: MGSVILGTGSCLPEKVVTNSDLEKVVETSDEWIRTRTGIEARHIASGDEYTYKLSARAAKKAMEMAGVDASEIDLIVVGTISSHMMMPSCACFVQTEIGATNAFAYDLNAACSGFLYALDLADKYVQADHSKKILIIGAETLSTRVNWEDRNTCIIFGDGAGAAVVGWDDSDRGFIGSNLFSDGSLWKLLYMHAPESTNKDLQVPDNTGAHIVMEGREVFKYAVKAMEDAVQGLLLREKVDLDDIQLVIPHQANIRILNKLTERLQLPEDKVFINVSAYGNTSAASIPIALDEAHRAKRFSTGDTVLFCSFGGGFTWGAGLIKW, translated from the coding sequence ATGGGGTCTGTTATTCTTGGAACAGGATCATGTCTGCCTGAAAAGGTGGTAACAAACAGTGATCTTGAAAAAGTTGTCGAAACTTCAGACGAGTGGATCCGTACCCGTACCGGTATTGAAGCCCGTCACATCGCTTCAGGTGATGAATACACCTATAAGCTTTCAGCCAGGGCCGCGAAGAAGGCCATGGAGATGGCTGGGGTAGATGCCTCCGAAATTGACCTGATTGTTGTTGGCACCATCAGTTCACACATGATGATGCCTTCTTGTGCCTGCTTTGTGCAGACCGAGATTGGTGCAACAAATGCTTTTGCATATGACCTTAATGCGGCATGTTCCGGTTTTCTGTATGCACTGGATCTTGCAGATAAATATGTCCAGGCTGACCATTCGAAGAAAATTTTGATAATCGGCGCTGAGACCTTGTCAACCCGGGTTAACTGGGAGGATCGCAATACCTGTATCATTTTTGGCGATGGAGCGGGGGCGGCAGTTGTCGGTTGGGATGACAGCGACCGCGGATTCATCGGCTCAAACCTCTTTTCGGACGGTTCGCTGTGGAAGCTACTCTACATGCACGCCCCGGAAAGTACCAACAAGGATTTGCAGGTGCCGGATAACACTGGTGCTCATATCGTCATGGAAGGCCGCGAAGTCTTTAAATACGCTGTAAAAGCGATGGAAGATGCGGTGCAGGGTCTACTTCTTAGGGAGAAGGTGGATCTCGATGATATTCAGCTGGTTATACCACATCAGGCAAATATCCGAATTCTTAACAAATTGACAGAACGTCTCCAATTGCCCGAAGATAAAGTGTTTATAAACGTTTCAGCCTATGGTAATACATCGGCTGCGTCTATACCAATAGCGCTGGATGAAGCGCATAGGGCGAAGCGCTTTTCAACAGGAGATACCGTACTGTTCTGTTCCTTCGGTGGTGGTTTTACGTGGGGGGCAGGGCTGATTAAGTGGTAG
- the plsX gene encoding phosphate acyltransferase PlsX, which produces MHIALDAMGGDHGPEELIAGALLAAEQSDIHISLVGDEVLLQSHLAKVAPDSSIASRIEIVHSSQVVEMKDNPVDAMRKKKDSSIMVAFDLVGQGKADAVVSAGNSGATMAAAVRKLGRLKGVSRPGIASFFPTLKKPVVMMDIGANVECRPQHLFQFAIMASAFSKIHNNSSPRVGILTIGEESGKGNTLVKETYDLLENSSLNFIGNVEGRDVYKGEVDVIVCDGFVGNICLKISEGLVEVAMKMLRDEIVKSIPAKIGYLLARPAFRAFKKRVDYSTYGGAPLLGVNGIGMICHGKSDRKTIRNAICEAAKMVNNNVNQEISRGIAVESATAQSEE; this is translated from the coding sequence GTGCACATTGCCCTGGACGCCATGGGCGGAGACCATGGGCCGGAGGAGTTGATTGCCGGGGCATTATTAGCCGCCGAACAGTCTGATATTCATATTAGTCTGGTGGGGGACGAAGTCCTCCTGCAATCACACCTCGCTAAAGTAGCTCCTGATTCTTCGATAGCGTCGAGGATCGAGATTGTCCATTCATCTCAAGTTGTTGAGATGAAGGACAATCCTGTCGACGCAATGCGTAAGAAGAAGGACTCCTCTATTATGGTAGCCTTTGACCTTGTTGGTCAGGGGAAAGCAGATGCTGTTGTCAGTGCCGGAAATTCCGGTGCTACCATGGCAGCGGCAGTACGCAAGCTTGGACGCCTTAAAGGAGTATCCCGGCCCGGCATCGCCTCATTTTTTCCCACCTTGAAGAAGCCTGTAGTGATGATGGATATTGGCGCCAACGTAGAGTGTCGCCCGCAGCATCTCTTTCAGTTCGCCATAATGGCTTCTGCCTTTTCTAAAATTCATAATAACAGCAGCCCGAGGGTAGGGATTCTGACCATTGGAGAAGAATCCGGCAAAGGGAACACCCTTGTCAAAGAAACCTACGACCTGCTCGAAAACAGTTCGCTTAATTTCATCGGCAATGTCGAAGGACGCGATGTATATAAGGGCGAAGTTGACGTTATTGTCTGTGACGGCTTTGTTGGTAACATCTGCTTAAAGATCAGTGAGGGTCTTGTTGAAGTTGCCATGAAAATGCTCCGTGATGAAATCGTCAAATCCATTCCGGCAAAAATCGGCTATCTGTTAGCAAGACCAGCCTTTCGTGCTTTCAAGAAGAGGGTTGATTATTCCACTTATGGTGGTGCTCCCTTGCTTGGCGTAAATGGTATTGGTATGATTTGCCACGGTAAATCGGACAGAAAGACTATCAGAAACGCTATCTGTGAAGCAGCGAAGATGGTAAATAATAACGTGAATCAGGAAATATCGCGTGGAATCGCTGTGGAATCTGCTACAGCACAATCGGAGGAATAA
- the rpmF gene encoding 50S ribosomal protein L32 encodes MALPKRRHSRSRTRKRRSHDALKAPGVSLCANCGEPKEPHRLCAACGTYKGRTVFALDTEVE; translated from the coding sequence ATGGCTCTGCCGAAAAGAAGACATTCCCGTTCAAGAACTCGTAAACGCCGTTCCCACGATGCACTGAAAGCGCCTGGCGTTTCTCTGTGTGCAAACTGTGGTGAGCCTAAAGAACCACATCGTCTCTGTGCAGCATGCGGTACATACAAAGGTAGAACTGTATTTGCCCTTGATACTGAAGTAGAGTAG
- a CDS encoding YceD family protein, producing MRIAFGEIGRAKSRYIIPENSWQPIDEVVVLTPPVAEVVIQSKDDDTVVLEGNLAVTVELACSRCGEPVAFELNEDFLYLITTREEEVSELPDKECSEEECDTLYLKDPVIDVAEILREQMYLAVPGKALCKDTCRGLCPVCGAFLGSDKCSCSEFPQDSPFAVLKKLKKD from the coding sequence ATGAGAATTGCGTTTGGTGAGATAGGAAGGGCGAAGTCCCGATACATAATTCCGGAAAACAGTTGGCAGCCGATTGACGAGGTAGTGGTTTTGACACCACCTGTTGCGGAGGTTGTCATACAATCAAAAGATGATGACACTGTTGTACTGGAAGGTAATCTTGCTGTAACCGTCGAGTTGGCGTGTTCGCGGTGCGGCGAGCCTGTGGCTTTTGAACTCAATGAAGATTTCCTCTATCTGATAACCACGCGAGAGGAAGAAGTATCAGAGCTGCCGGATAAAGAATGCAGCGAAGAAGAGTGTGATACACTTTACCTGAAAGATCCGGTCATCGATGTTGCCGAGATCCTTAGGGAACAGATGTATCTTGCTGTTCCGGGTAAGGCTCTCTGTAAAGATACATGTCGTGGACTGTGTCCTGTATGTGGTGCGTTTCTGGGCAGTGATAAGTGCAGCTGTTCGGAATTTCCGCAGGATTCACCGTTTGCGGTACTGAAGAAGTTGAAGAAGGATTAA
- a CDS encoding cyclic nucleotide-binding domain-containing protein, translated as MSFENDRDTGRAVLNEHFADLIALDTGEVFSNLTSTDKVRGEHLFTAGEEAKSLYIVAKGCFAVHKPVGIGKRTQAVALLSTGALAGEAALFAASRHGSTMIAVEDSQVLGFPRHLLEELEQVNPQLYVALLKKTLRVVSQRLQKSSERLALIL; from the coding sequence ATGAGCTTTGAAAATGATCGAGATACCGGTCGTGCGGTGTTGAATGAGCACTTTGCCGATCTCATTGCCCTGGACACCGGAGAAGTGTTTTCAAACCTTACCAGCACTGATAAAGTACGAGGTGAACACCTGTTTACAGCCGGTGAAGAGGCAAAATCCCTCTATATAGTAGCTAAGGGGTGTTTTGCTGTGCACAAGCCGGTGGGGATCGGTAAGCGGACCCAGGCGGTAGCGCTACTCTCCACTGGGGCTTTGGCCGGAGAGGCAGCATTATTTGCTGCAAGCAGGCACGGGTCCACCATGATTGCCGTCGAAGATTCGCAGGTGTTAGGGTTCCCAAGACACCTGCTTGAAGAACTGGAGCAGGTCAATCCGCAGTTATATGTAGCTCTGCTGAAGAAGACACTCAGGGTCGTATCACAAAGATTACAAAAAAGTTCAGAGCGTCTGGCTCTCATCCTGTAG
- a CDS encoding MlaC/ttg2D family ABC transporter substrate-binding protein produces MFNVSEKLPRRVRLIVLVVFFLSANLVLADDGPMAQLRPTLSKLTSVLSDPGLKGDSHKIERRAKIMNSIKVGFDFREMSKRILGSTWRDISEAEREEFITQMTKLLENAYIGKLETYSGQTIGYVSERVKGDRAQVSTLIEDEGLKIPVHYIMTRNGAKWMVYDINIEGVSLVRNYNQQFRSILRTEDFGGLMKVLREKNDSFLNGQGQS; encoded by the coding sequence ATGTTCAATGTATCTGAAAAATTACCACGTCGTGTCCGGCTTATTGTACTGGTCGTATTCTTCTTATCCGCAAATCTTGTGCTTGCTGATGATGGTCCCATGGCCCAACTTCGGCCAACGTTGTCAAAACTGACCAGTGTACTGAGTGACCCGGGGCTCAAGGGCGATTCCCATAAGATTGAGCGTCGGGCTAAAATCATGAATTCCATCAAGGTTGGTTTTGACTTCCGTGAAATGAGCAAGCGGATTCTCGGCAGCACCTGGAGAGACATTTCCGAGGCCGAGCGCGAGGAGTTTATCACGCAAATGACCAAGCTTTTAGAAAACGCATACATAGGTAAGCTCGAAACATATTCCGGGCAGACTATAGGCTATGTGAGTGAACGCGTTAAAGGTGACAGGGCTCAGGTCTCTACGCTGATAGAGGACGAAGGCTTAAAAATTCCGGTTCATTATATAATGACGCGCAATGGTGCGAAGTGGATGGTATATGATATCAATATTGAAGGTGTCAGTCTGGTAAGAAACTACAACCAACAGTTCAGGTCTATTTTGCGAACCGAGGACTTCGGTGGGTTGATGAAGGTACTCCGTGAAAAGAACGACTCTTTTCTCAATGGACAAGGGCAGAGTTGA
- a CDS encoding VacJ family lipoprotein, protein MKLWRLLTAFVISVPLLVTVLLTGVSAEDTYGIGGHHYILEEGVPDPDLLGEDEEWLDEQIEFEIFDPFEPLNRVFFTFNDRLYFWVLKPVKTGYSAVLPEDVRLSIGNFFYNLAAPINFVNTLLQGRFRDSGVVLKRFLINTTVGVYGFGDVAAEHFDLQPARGDFGETLGTYNIGEGFYICWPVFGPSNVRDTVGIVGDMYLHPNKWVDLDSGVEIAGRATEFINRLSITPPVYEEIVEISLDPYVATREAYADYRRKLIESNKK, encoded by the coding sequence GTGAAGCTCTGGCGTCTACTTACAGCATTTGTAATATCGGTTCCTCTACTGGTTACTGTTCTGCTGACCGGGGTGTCAGCAGAAGATACCTACGGGATCGGTGGGCATCATTATATTCTTGAGGAAGGGGTGCCCGATCCGGACCTGCTTGGAGAAGATGAAGAATGGCTTGATGAGCAGATTGAGTTCGAAATATTTGATCCTTTCGAGCCGTTGAACCGGGTCTTTTTCACCTTCAATGACAGGCTGTATTTCTGGGTGTTAAAGCCTGTAAAAACAGGTTACTCAGCGGTTTTACCAGAAGACGTCCGGCTGTCGATCGGAAATTTTTTCTATAATCTGGCCGCTCCAATAAACTTTGTGAACACATTGTTACAGGGAAGGTTCCGGGATTCGGGTGTTGTTTTAAAGCGTTTTCTGATCAATACCACAGTGGGTGTGTACGGGTTTGGGGATGTGGCGGCGGAACATTTTGACCTGCAGCCGGCCCGTGGCGATTTTGGCGAGACCCTGGGAACATATAATATTGGAGAAGGTTTCTATATCTGCTGGCCGGTTTTCGGTCCTTCCAATGTGCGCGATACCGTGGGCATAGTGGGTGATATGTACCTGCACCCAAACAAGTGGGTCGATCTGGATTCCGGAGTTGAGATTGCGGGCAGGGCTACCGAGTTTATTAACAGGCTGTCAATTACTCCACCTGTTTATGAAGAGATTGTCGAGATCTCACTTGATCCATATGTCGCAACACGTGAAGCATATGCCGATTATCGGCGTAAGCTTATAGAATCCAATAAAAAATAA
- the mlaD gene encoding outer membrane lipid asymmetry maintenance protein MlaD, which yields MKSRTTDTIVGLFMVAGFGALVYLALQLGEISLLSRGTTYSIDAEFNNVSGIKQGASVQVAGVVVGNVEGIRLNEDSYAVISMRLKNELQVPVDSMASVKSQGIIGDKFIAISLGGDEEVLGEGDIITETESAVDIESLISKFAFGSAK from the coding sequence ATGAAGAGCAGAACAACTGATACTATAGTCGGCCTGTTCATGGTAGCAGGCTTTGGAGCATTGGTTTACCTGGCGTTGCAGTTGGGAGAAATTTCTTTGTTAAGCAGAGGAACTACCTACTCAATTGACGCGGAGTTCAACAATGTCTCCGGGATTAAGCAGGGGGCCTCTGTGCAGGTTGCAGGCGTGGTTGTAGGCAACGTCGAGGGGATACGGCTGAATGAAGATAGTTATGCCGTAATAAGTATGCGCTTGAAGAACGAGTTGCAGGTCCCGGTCGATTCAATGGCTTCGGTCAAATCCCAGGGAATCATCGGCGACAAATTTATTGCTATTAGTTTGGGAGGGGATGAGGAGGTTCTTGGTGAAGGTGATATAATCACAGAAACCGAGTCAGCTGTCGACATCGAATCTCTTATCAGCAAATTTGCTTTCGGCAGCGCAAAATGA